The window GGGGAAAATCATGGAATGCCTTAGGGACTATGTTTAGGGTGGTCTGGGACCAAATTGGTGCTGATTTTAACTTTGGGATTGATAGTATGGTCTACGGTTTTACCCTAATATACCTGCAGGCCAAGGATGTGGTTGAGCAAATTGTAGGAACCTTTTCTAACCTTGGCGAGGCTATTGGGATGGCCTTAGATGGCAATGTGAGTGGAGCGATGGACCGTGCTTTTCAGGGGGTTAGAACAGAAGCTGGGGCAGAGATCGAAAGACTCCGAAAGGAGCATCAAACCCAAACGGACGCATATTACCGGGGTACTGCCCAAAGGGGACAGAAGCTTGCTGGTGCAGCAAATCAGTTAGGGATTTCTTTTGATGTAGATCGCTTCTCTAAAGATGTGAGCAAGGTAGCTTCCGGGCTTTCAGGTGCCGGACAGGATACCAGTTCATACGACAAATTTGCCAGGGATAATAAAGGTACGAAAGACAAAAGCGGCAGTAAACCAACAAATGTTGCTGGTGGTATTACCGGAGGCGGGACACAGACCTCACATATTACCATCAACCTGGCCAAAATGCAGGATCAAATTGTAATCAATACCATTAACTCGGGCGAAGGGGCCACGAAAATGCGGCAAATGCTCGAGGAAGAACTAAACCGGCTTTTAGGCTCAATCACACTAATGCAAACTGCGTAATGACACTAAATATTAAAGAATTAACTGCGCTGGCTCATTTGAGCTATATCGCCTCGCCATACCCAGGCTTTGATAAAAAGCTGAGTATGTTCAATCTTCCTGATATGAATAACATTGGAAACATATCAGGCTCACCATATTTTATGCAGCTGAGCTTAAAAAAGCAAAGTGGCGAAATTATAACCCTGCCTAATGAGCCACTGGTTTCTATCTCATTGCAAAAAACGATTGTAGAAACAGCAACAGTGGGTGAGGGGAGAACGGGAACAGTAAAAGAGTATATCTGCACTGAGGATTTTGACATAGAAATAAAGGGCGTTTGTATTGGCGAAAATGGCGCGTATCCAACAGAAGATGTCAAAGCAGTAAAAGATCTCTTTCTGGTTAACGAGGCCCTTGAGGTACAGGAAAACTTGTTTTTTGAATTGTTTGACATCAAAAAAATTGTGCTTAAAAGTTTTAAGCTCGATGAAATGGTGGGACAGGAAGGTGTACAGAAATACAGCATCAATGCGGTGAGCGATATACCTTTTTTCGCCGAATTATCCGAAAGGACCAAATTTATTAATGAATCAGTAACCAAAGCACTAAATAATGTTCGTCTTACAGGGGTACTTTGAAATAGGGGTTTATAAGTTCAGTACTATAAACAACGTAGAAATTACGCGTTCGGTGGATGAGATTACCGATACCGCAGTAATTAAAATGCCAACAAAATTTTTGATTAAAGAGGGGAATGGGAAACTGGTATATACCGAGGAAGCGATCAAAAAAGGTGATCGGGTTAAAATTGTTTTGGGGTATAAGGATAAATTGGAAAGGGTAGAATTTACCGGATACGTAGACCGGATTAAATGTACTACTCCAATGGAAATTCACTGCGAAGATGCCACCTGGTTGTTGAAACGCAAAGATGCCGCTTTTAGTAAGAGCAATACAACTTTGAAACAGGTACTGGAAAGTATTGTGAGCGGTACAGATCTAAAACTGGCCGCAAACATACCTGAAATGGCATTGCAAAAATACCTCATCAAAGATAAAAATGCTGCTCAGGCCCTTAAACAGATTAAAGATGAATTTAAGGAAATCTATAAAATTTACCTAAACGATGCTGGGGAGTTATACTGTGGTTTACAGGAATTAAACAACATTAACCAAAAAGCCAGCTATGATCTTAATTACAACATCATTGAAAATAAGCTCGAGTTTAAAACTGGAGAGGATAGACGGGTAAAGATCATATGCGAGGGATGTACCAGGGACAACAAAAAGATCACTGCTACCCTGGGAGATAAGGATGGCGAAGAGTTTAAGTTTACTAGCAAGGTGATTACCGATCAAAGCTCGATTGATAAACTGGCAGAAGAATACCTGAAAATCGCAAAATACGGGGGCTATAGTGGAGACATTACCAGTTTTTTATTGCCTGTTGCAAGCCCGGCAATGGCTGTGGAAATTATCGATAAAAAACATCCCAACCGGGAGGGCAGCTATTTCATAAAAAAGGTAGTAACCACTTACGGTACCGGGGGCGCAAGGCGAACAGTTAGCATTGGCAATAAATTAACCACCAACAAAAAGTAATGACCGAAGAGATCGCAAAAAAAATAAAACTGCTGGGTAAACAAGATACCGATACCACCATTATGACGGTAAAGACAGTAGATAAACAAGAAGGCACCTGCACCTGTGATGATGGGCAGATATTGCATACAGATGTAAGGTTGTCGGCCATTATTGATGAGAAACTGCAGAAATATTATCTCTTTCCGAAGGTGGGTAGTACCGTACTTGTAACACCTATAGATGCTGATTACAGTATGCAATTCGTATCCGCTATAAGCGAGCCTGAGGAAATGGTGTTACATATCGGTGAGGTGATTTTTGAAATCAACAAAGATGGCTTTCTGCTGCAGAAAAATAATGAAACACTTAAGGCTTTGATGATTGATCTGATCAAAGAAATTAAAGCGATGAAGTTCACAACCAATGCAGGGCCAACCATTGCGCTGGTTAATACCCCCAGTTATCTGCTATCGAAAACCGGTTCGAACAATTTTTAAAAGAGAATTAAATGGCTTTAAATAAAAACAGATTAAAATCTAAAATCATAGCCGCCTTTGAAGCGGAGCAAACCGAACAGGAAGATTACAGCGCCAGTTTAGATAGAATAGCCGATAAGCTTGCCCAGTGCATTATCGAGGAAATCAAACAACTGGCTATCACCTACAACAGTGGTCTGCTCGCACCAAACGGAGCGGTATCGGGAACCTTTAATGCAACGCTAAGCTAATGGAAGAATTTATTAAACAACATGTTGGGGAATTAATTACGGCAGTTATTGCAGCTTTCGGCGGTTGGTTCTTTCAACGAAATAAGCAAAAAGCTGAACTTCAGGCGAATGAGATCGATAATGCAGACAAGGTTTTAAAGTACTACAGGGAAATGGTTGACGATTTGGGGCTTCGGCTTAAGGAAGCGATAGTAGAGTTAAATAAAACAAAGGAAATGGTTAAGGAACTTGAAGAAAAAGTAGAAGCCTTAACCGATGAACTTAAAAAGCACAAGAAGTTAAATAATACAACATCATGATTAAAAAAGCCTTACATAATCAATCGGTTCTGGATTTTGTACTGCACCATACCGGTAGCATCGTTGCAGCACTGGATTTCAGTTTCGATGCAGCCATAGCAATCACAGATGATCTGCTTGTTGGTAACAGTTATCCGGTAAGTGGAAATCTGCTCGCCGACACCGATATTTTAAACTATTACACCAGCAACAATTATACACCTGCAACAGCAACACTTATCGATACCGATTACGGAATTGGGGAGATGAGGATTTTAAGCACTTTTATTGTAAGATAATGGCAAGAAGCATAGAACAAATTCAAAATGAAATCATTAATGCTAAAGAAAGTAATTCTGATTTAGCCGAATTAACCAGTACCAGTAAAACCGCAGTATGGAGACTGATAACCTTTGTTATCGCTTTTTCCATTTACGCACTGGAAAAACTGTTTGATATCCATAAAGCAGAAACAGATGATAAAATCGCATTATTGAAACCGCATACTGCGCGTTGGTATCGCCAAAAAGCATTGGCTTTTCAATATGGGTATCCTTTGGTAGCAGATTCAGATGTTTACGATAATAGTAACATTAGCGAAGGGCAATTGGCCCAAAGTAAAATAGTCAAGTACTCTGCTGTAACAGAGTCTAAAGAAGGGCTTGTAATCGTAAAAATCGCTACCGAAAGCGGTGGGGTGTTAAGTCCGATCAGCGATGAGCAAAAGGCAAGCTTTGAAGCTTATATCGCCGAAATTAAAGATGCAGGTGTAACCATCCACACCATCAACTATCTACCGGACAAACTGTACTTAAACATGACAGTTTATTACAACCCTTGGTGTTGGATGCACAGGGGAATAGCATTATAAGTGGTGGTAAACCTGTGGAAGAGGCCATAAAGCAGTATTTAAAAGAATTGCCTTTCAATGGCGAGTTGGTATTGGCCCATTTGGTAGATAGGCTTCAGGAAGTGGAAGGGGTTTTAATACCGCAGATAAATAACGCTGAAAGCAGTTGGATCAATGAAGATATAAATTCAACAACCTATGCAGCTCCCGTAGCAATTGAAGTTAAAAAAATACCTGTATCAGGATATTTTGAAGTTGTCAATTTTAACAATATAAGCTATGTGGTATAAGGTAGATATAAATAAACTAGTCATCCTGCTTACCCCCACCTTTTTAAGGAAACCGGTATTTGTTGCATGGTTGCAGGCCCTGGCAACACCAATCGCGACCCTGCATCAGCAATGGTATAATAAAAGGCTCGATAATTTATACCGCCTGGCACGTAACGGTCAGGTATGTTATTTACGCGCCACCTTAAATGATGCTTTCGATGCTGGCCAGAGGCGAATTAAAATTGCAAACGGCAACAAATATCAGCGTAAATACATTTATACCGGTACTGAACAAAAACATAAATACCTGGGCATAAATTATTTGCTGAAAGTAGGGGATTACGCCGATACGGGTGCCGATTTTAGGGTAGTCATCCCACAAGATTTCGATCTGGTAAATAATAAATACCAGTTAGAAGCAATGATAGATTTTTATAAACTGGCGGGCAAACGCTATAATATTGAAAAAGAATGAATCAAATAAATTTACAGCAGGCAGGAGGTTTTCCGCTTGAAACCGATACACTCGATTTTATGCAAACCGCTTACACAGCGTTGCAGGCCATTGCAGCCCTGGGGGCGACAATTATATCCTTTCTGGTTGTGTAACCAACGGAAACACGGTTGGCGATGGTTACCTGGTTATTAATAATGAAGTGTTACCCTTTAAAGGTGGTTTGCTCCAAACCAACATTGTGGTTCGGGAAGACAAACAAACACGCCCCTTTGAAAATGGCCAGGTTAAAGAGGTATTTTTTACCCGTTATGCCTCTTTTGGCACAGGAACAAATGCGATACCCTGGACAGGCCTCTCTCGCTTAAAGAACCTTGCAGCATTTAAGGATCTTCCAACGCAGATAAGTTCTGCAATTGATTTGGATGGCGCGGATACCCTGGCAACCTCAAAAGCAGTAAAAACATTAAACGACAAAATAAATGCACAACTACCTTCAGGTGCAATTGTGATTTGGAGTGGGGCAATTAATGTTATCCCTGTAGGTTGGGCCTTGTGCGATGGTCAAAATGGTACGCCCGATTTGAGAGATCGATTTGTTTTAGGGGCGGGCAGTAATTATTATGTTGGACAGGTTGGTGGAGAGGAGAAGCATGCACTGACTATCCAAGAAATGCCAAGGCATAACTTTACAACAAGGTTTCAGCTAAATATAGTTGATAGTTCTAACTATACCAGTACTTTATCTTATCCAGGTGAAGGCGATCGAAATGAATGGAGGGAGATTGGTTCCAACTTTTTAGGTAACGATATACCCCATAATAACATGCCCCCTTATTTGGCATTTGCTTATATCATGAAACTATAATGGCAAAACAAACTTTAAATGCAATAAAAAACTGGTTTAAAACCGGTTTAAAGCCTACGCAACAGCAATTTTGGGACACCTGGGATAGCTTCTGGCATAAAGACCAGGTTATTCCTTCAAGTTCCATTGAGAATTTGGATGCCCGTTTTGATGAAAAAGCTGATGTTGAATTTTTAGCAGCGCATTTAACGGATCCTAATGCACACGGTCTTGAAAATAAAGTCGATAAAGAAGCAGGTAAAGGTTTATCTGCCAATAATTTTACCGATGAAGAAAAAACAAAACTTGCAAATTTATCTGACGAAGATGTTTCTGCGCTTACCCAAAGGGTTGGAGATTTGGAAACCCAAAAAGCAGATGTCGAAAACGTATATACCAAAAATGAACTGGATATCATTGTTAATGGCATTGCGCTAACACCCGGGCCTAAGGGAGAGCCCGGTATCCAGGGACCTAAAGGTGAGGCAGGGAGCGACGCTACAGTAGCTGATGCAGATGAGATAGTTAAAGGGAAAATAAAACTGGCGGGCGATTTAAGCGGAACAGCTGATGCGCCAATAGTCCATGGTTTGGTTGGTAAACAAGCAACCCTTGTTAGTGGAACGAATATTAAAACAGTTAATAGCATTTCGCTGTTGGGAAGTGGCGATATTACCCTAAGCGTACCTGTAATTTCAGTAAACAGCAAAATTGGTGCAGTTCTCTTGGATAAGGTGGATATGGGGCTCAGCAACGTAGACAATACAAGTGATATCGATAAGCCGGTTAGTAATTTACAGGCAGCAGCCCTTAATTCTAAATTGACCGGGGTTATTGCTACAGATGCTGAAACCCAGATCACAGTTGGCGTAATTGAAGACAGTAAAATCGTTAGCCGCTCCAAACTGTTTAACTGGTGGGCCTGGATAAAAACACAAGCTTTAACCTTGGGAAATAATCTTACCCTTGCAGTAGGAACGGATACCACAGCGCCTTTAATTATTCCAAGCGGAACTTTAACCACAATACCGCAGGATGGTGCAATTGAAAGGGATGAGGGTGGAGTACTTTGGGAAACCCGCAATGGGCTTAGGTCAACTATGGCTCCACCTGTTAAGTTGATTGGAAGTTCAATTGCAGATAAAAGGACTGCAATCTTTTCTGATTCTAATTCCAATTTTTTGGGACAAAATGCGGGGATGCAGGCAACGGAAGCAGGTAATTCTAATTTCTTTGGTTTAAGTGCAGGAAATCAGGCAACGGAAGCTTCTTACGCAAATTTTTTAGGTGCGAGCGCAGGAGATGGTGCTACATATGCCAGTAATTCTAACTTCTTGGGCCCCTCAGCGGGAAAAAGTGCGATAAATTCAAGCGGTTCTAACTTCATGGGGCCAGCTGCGGGTTATAATGCAACGACGGCATCTAATTCTAATTTCTTTGGACAATCGGCTGGAATGGAAGCGCCTAGTGCAAGTAGTGCTAATTTTCTTGGATTTTTTACGGGTTATAAAGCAGACAATGCCAATAATTCAAACTTTTTTGGATATAGGGCAGGTAATTCAGCAACAAATGCCAGCAATGCTAACTTTTTAGGGCAGTCTGCCGGTTTTAAGGCAACAGGTGCATATCATGCTAACTTTTTGGGTTTTAATTCAGGATATGATGCTACAGATGCAGCCTACTCCAATCTATTTGGATACAAGGCTGGCAGCACTTTTACCGATAATAACCTCGGAAGTAACAATATCATCATTGGTACCAATGTATCGCTGCCTAATGCAACAAGCAATGCCATAAACATTGGAGGTATTCTTTTTGCCGAAGAAACTTATTCGGATACCTCTGGGAATCCTTCCATACAGCCTGCAACTAATGGAAAAATAGGTATAGGCATTGTAAAGCCAACCAGTACCCTAGATATAAACGGAGACACTGAAATTTCTAAAATTGGCTGCGGGTTAATTCTAAAATCAGCTAATGGTACACGCTACAGGATAATAGTGACTGATGAGGGAACATTAAGTATTTCAAGCGCAGGTTAACCTGGTTAATAAAAAACGGAAGATAACCATTGACTCAAAAATATGCTTTTGGGCTGTTTGCATAATTAATTCCTAAAGAAGAACAAGTTATAAAATTGAAATACAGCAATAGTGAGATGGATCCACCACCTCAAATAATTAAACAATGGCAAAACAAACTTTAAATACGATTAAAAACTGGTTTAAAACTGGTTTAAAGCCTACCCAGCAGCAGTTTTGGGATAGCTGGGATAGCTTCTGGCACAAAGACCAGGTTATTCCTTCAAGCTCAGTTGAAAATTTGGATGCCCGTTTTGATGAAAAGGCTGATGATGATGCATTTCAAAGCCATTTAACTGATGATCATGCTCATAATATGGATGCGCGTTTAGCCCATAAGGTGAGTGTTGAACAGTTAGAGGCAGAGTCCGCTGCAAGATCAAACGGAGATGCTTACTTGCAGGGGCAGGTCGATGAACTTTTTGCTAGCCCCAAGGTTCACTTGAAATGGTAAGGGCTCTGGATAACAAAATATTGGGTGATATAGATTTTAATGGCAATAGGGGAATGAACGTTGCCATGCCAGAAGAAAATGGTCAGATTGCCAATAAGGAATACGCCGATCAAAAGGAAATCAACGCAAAGAATTATGCCGATTTGGTTGCCACCGATGTGCTAAGGTATGCCGGCAATTGGGATGCAAGTAGCGGACAATATCCAACATCAGGTACAGGCTTTGGGGGCGAAGTTAGGCGGGGAGATAGTTTCGAGATCACTGTTGAAGGAACTATTGAGGACAAAGAATATGAAGTTGGGGATCAGTTAAGGGCTAAGGTTGATGTGCCGGGCCAAACATTAGCAAATTGGGGAAGCAGCCAGGTCAATACACAACAGGCAACTGAAGTCAGAATTGGTATTGCAAAGGTGGCAACAACAGCGCAGGCTATAGATAGGCTTAGTGATACGGAAATGATGACACCATATAAATCAGGAATTCTAATTGCTGATGTTAAAAAGCACTATGAAACTCAATTCAATATTTTGTCCCATACTGGCTATTCAATATTAATGATTAAGGCTGGCCAAATTGATCAACTTTTCTCAGCAGGGATAATCGATCTACAAATGAGAGTGGGGGCCGGTGATTTTCAAACCCCTGTTTTTCCAATGAGCTACAATGCAGGGGATAGGGTATTTTTTCAATTCGATTTTGAAGATGCTAATGAAGCATCTGGAAACATAATTATTTTAGGGAGGGATAACTAATGGGACAAGCCACATATAATTGGTCAATAAGACCGGGAGTAAAAAATAGGTACGGGATTATTATTCCGCCTAGTGAAGATTGGGAAAGGCCAGGGGATAACCATGCATATTTTGCTACTTGGGGAAGTGATGAAACGGGTAATGGAAGCAGGATGTACCCTTTTAAAACACCTAATAGCAATTATTATGGGATTTTAGCCAGTGGTGTTTATAGAGGTTTACAAGGTTTTTACTGTTATGCCGATGGCAATGTAATTTTTGACAATGAAATCGCAGGGTCAGACATAAACGTGTCTTTTTGTTTCGGGGCTAAAATTAGATCGAGTTATTCAGTTTCCTGTAATGAATCTCGCTATTGTGAATTTAAGGCTAAGGCTAATATTGTTAATAATCAAGCATATTATCAACAATACAACACCTATGAAACTGGTTTTTCTGATACTACAAAAATATTTTTGTTTGCAAGGCGATACGAATTGGCTTTGCCCCTTAGTGGAAACAATACTTTTGTGAATTCAAGGGTTTTGATATCGCCCGATCAACACAATCATGTTTTAAATAATGGCTATTTTTCAATTTTCGACAATTGTGAGATTGAGTTTAATAGTTTGATACCCAGACTGGACTACTGTTTATTTAACAACTGCAAGTTTAGGATGGCCTATGTTGAGGGCGAACAATTTCAAGAGTTTGATTCAATAGATGATTTAACTACTTGGTTAAAGTCAAAAATGGATGGAGCCGAACTTTTGGGATGGGAAAATTGCGCATTCGGCGATCCTAAATTTAACAATCCTGAAATAGGTGATTACACCCTGGCATTTGATAGCCCTGCTAAAAACATGCATTATAATGGTACGTTTATCGGCGCGAAACCGATAGCTGTTCCATTAAAAATTACCGATAATGCAGAGGAAAGTGGTCTTGATCTTTCAACAGCAATTAACTTAACCATTGCGCCGAATACGGCCAAACTTACAGATAGAAATCTTGCCGCTAGTATTGAAAGTAAACCGATTGTAAACCTTACCGGTAGAAGGATTTTGTCTTTACCAACTTTTGGTTACAATGCAGATAGAAATGGTGAATACATTGATAGCACACCCGATTTATCAAATGTACCCACCCAAGCAGGTGAGATTTTGCAGGATGGCACACCATATCTGGTTGTGGGGGGAAGTATCGTGTATAATGGGGAGATACTGCCTGATGACAGCAGATTCGTATCCTTAAGGGAAAATGCAGGCACTTTCTCAACTGTAGTTGATGCCTATGTTGTAGAAATATTGGAGGCGCCAGCAAGGGAGAACGTTGAATGTCGATTCAGTAATGGGACAACCACAACAATATCAGCAGGTACTAGCCTGGAAGTCGGGGCTTGGTACCATGTTGAACAGGCTGAAATTACCTATAATAGTGCTACTGTAGCGATGGGCAAGTGCTTGAAGTGTGTTGAAGGGCAGGTGTTGTTTACCGGGGCAGGGGTTTTAAGGAAAATTTTTGATTTGACATCCCCTTGGAACTATTTTGAGATAAACCAACCACTTACCAGCAATAATGAAGGTAATTTTCCGACAGGAGCAATTATGAGGGGAAACGGGGATAGAAATTTCGACAGGTCTAAGCCCTTCAAGATTTACCATAAATTTTCGCAGGTACGCTACACCATTCAGCCAAATAATTTAGCCCCGCCAGCATATGAAGTATAATGTAAAAACCGGTGAGATACAACCAAACCTCAGATATATTGTTGCTGGTGAGCAATCAGTGATCTATAATGAAAAAGCCTATGTTACGGGCGATGAATTTATCGGTATCAATGGATTGATTGATTTTATTTATGATGGTTCCGGAACGCAGGTTTTAAACGAAGTAACTGAATTTCTAGGCGGTGGTATGGGACTAGAAGTAAGTCAACCCGCACAATATAACGAAGTAGCTGAGCTCGCTGGCGGCAGTTTAAATCTTGAAGGAGAACGGCCAATACGATACAATGACCCGGGAACCAATATTAATGGTTTAGGTCTTGAATTTAATCAGGCAGGCGGCGATATACAGGTGATGGAAACTACATTGATTAGAGGCTTCGGTGTTGAATTTAATCAGGCAGGTAGTGATATACAGGTGATGGGAACTACATTGATTAGAGGCTTCGGTGTAGAATTTCAGGATTATCTCGCTTATGTTAATACGATACAAACAAGAAGATTATAGCGGAGAGACCGCGATCCATTAGGAGTTGAAATAGGGAGGGACAATCCAGCTTTTTCCATTTAAGGAGAAATCCAAAATTATGTTCCTATAGCCGAAAATAATGAGTGCTTAGTCACTCGAAACTATTTAATTGGTTCGGCTGGTTAAAGGCACAAACTTTAATGATAAGCAATAAATTGATCCTCCCGGCAGGATCTAATACAATTCCATCTTTAATTATTTAGTCTGGTAAGGTTGAAGGAAGAATCTGCTAAAATCGTCTTTGCTAATGTAGTAAACCAACTAATTCGGTAATCCAGTTGAGAACACAACTGGATGCTAATAAGCTAAAATACATATGAAACGAATACTAATCTTTGCCATGTTGTTGGTTAGCCTAACGACAATGGCACAAACACCGCCCCCTTTAAAAGTCAGGTCAGATGCTGCTTTTACGCAAGCTGATACTTATTTAGCAGCTCTAAAAGGGCTGCAAATACCCTCGGGTGCTACAAATACACTTATAGGTAGTGGTACACGTGTTAATCTATTTTACAATACAGTTGACAAAATACTCTACATCCACAATGGTGTAGATTGGAGGCCAGCTATTGAAGCAGATTTAACTCAATTTTATACCAAAGCAGAAACAGATCTTTTATTGAATAAATATATTTTGGCCAATGTAAAACAAACGGCAAATATTAATTTAAAAGGTAGTGTTACTTCAAGTAACAATGATGAATCACTTAATACAACAATTTCCGGTGGAACAGTTGCTTTTTACGGGAGCGCCGGAGGTGGTCAAATAAATCTTGATGGATATAATACTTCTACCCCTAGCGGTTCAATTCAGATTACACCAGTCGCAGTAAACATCAGCACAGATAACAATAACAGTTTAGAGATGACACCCTCATATATCCGAATGAAATCGGGTGGATATGAAAATTCAATAGTAAGAGGCTTGGAGCCTGCCAATGTTACCAATAGGCTACCAAGCAAGGATGGCACATTTGCTACACTAGAAGATTTACCTGATGTAAGCGCTTATGCTAAGTTATATGGTGGAAATGCTTTCAGTGGCGCGCAAGATATTGATGGACTTTTAAAAGTCAAAAATATCAATGTATCCGGAAAAGTGACAATACCAAATGGGAGCATAACCAGCTTAAAGTCTTCTGCTGATACAATTGCATTTAATGGAGCTAAGTCTAATTACATCATAAGAAGCGTAACAACTGGTAGTGGGCCAAGTGCAACAAATAATTTAATAGTTCAAACGAGTTCAGCTGCAAACCCCTCAGTATACAGTACAGTGCTGACTATAGACAATGGGGGAATAACAGCACCTTTGGTAAGAATTAGTGGGGGCGGCGGAGCTCCAAATGGAGCCAATGCGGTGTCTGCAGCCTATTTGAATTCTATTTATGCAAGTGGGACATATACACCAGTTTTATCTGCTCGATTGAATACTGCAAGTGCTACGGCAGGTACCTTCCATTATACTAAGGTGGGTAATGAAATTACAATATACGGTAATGTCACTTTTATGCCTTTCACAGCTAATGAGGATTCAGCTTTTAAAATTAGTTTACCCATGGCTTACCAGTCAACTTTTACAACCCCTGAAGACTTGGCAGGGCATGGGTCGCTTAGGTTACAGGGACCTGTATTTATAGAAGGTACAGTAAGCGACGGCACAGCTGATGTATCTACAAGACCAACACTAACTACCCCATCCAGTTGCTATATATCATTTACATATACACTTAAATAAAACCTGATGTCTCTGCATCTTCTTAAATAATTTAATAATGGCAAAACAAACTTTAAATACGATAAAAAACTGGTTTAAAACCGGTTTAAAACCAACCCAACAACAATTTTGGGATACATGGGACAGCTTCTGGCACAAAGACCAGGTTATTCCTGCGAGTTCAATTGAAAATCTGGATGCCCGTTTTGATGAAAAGGCTGATCAAGAGGCTTTTGACGCCCTTCTGCAAAATGTAAATAATAGGTTTTTGGCCTACCCAATCACTGTTTCTGGTACCGAAGAGTATGTGCTTCCCTGGAGTGGCGAGCTTAAGGCAATTTTTGGGGCCTATGGCAATTTTAGCGTTTGGCTGAATGGTAGTTTAGAACAGGTGCCCATCACATTTACTACTGGTGAGGATGGTAAGCCAAAAGAATACCGGTTTACATTGAGTGGAATCGATGCACTGATATTGATCAAATAAAATATAAATGAAAAAATATTTATTAATTATGCTGGTGGCTATGGCCTTATCGGCAACAGGCCAACAAACACCAACAAATAAAACTCGGTCTAACAGTGATTATTCACAGGTAGATAACTATTTGATTGGTTTAAAACGCTTAGGCATCCCAACTAGCGTAACGGATAATTTGGACGCGGGCGGTTTACCCCAAAATACCGTCAAAATCATCTATAACACAACCTTAGGGCGGTTAAGGATTTATAATCCACTGACAGCTACCTGGAGTGATGCTACTCAAGTAGATTTAAGCGGATATATTCAAACCAATCCAAGTAGCGCGCAATTAGGCTCTATTGTTTTAAATGGTGATATCGCATTAACAAATGCGCATTCCATGGCTCTATATACTGGTAATGATCAAACAGAGACTGGGGAAAGGGCTGTATGGACTAACCAGTATTTAAAAAT is drawn from Pedobacter sp. HDW13 and contains these coding sequences:
- a CDS encoding late control protein — protein: MFVLQGYFEIGVYKFSTINNVEITRSVDEITDTAVIKMPTKFLIKEGNGKLVYTEEAIKKGDRVKIVLGYKDKLERVEFTGYVDRIKCTTPMEIHCEDATWLLKRKDAAFSKSNTTLKQVLESIVSGTDLKLAANIPEMALQKYLIKDKNAAQALKQIKDEFKEIYKIYLNDAGELYCGLQELNNINQKASYDLNYNIIENKLEFKTGEDRRVKIICEGCTRDNKKITATLGDKDGEEFKFTSKVITDQSSIDKLAEEYLKIAKYGGYSGDITSFLLPVASPAMAVEIIDKKHPNREGSYFIKKVVTTYGTGGARRTVSIGNKLTTNKK
- a CDS encoding DUF6046 domain-containing protein, whose protein sequence is MTLNIKELTALAHLSYIASPYPGFDKKLSMFNLPDMNNIGNISGSPYFMQLSLKKQSGEIITLPNEPLVSISLQKTIVETATVGEGRTGTVKEYICTEDFDIEIKGVCIGENGAYPTEDVKAVKDLFLVNEALEVQENLFFELFDIKKIVLKSFKLDEMVGQEGVQKYSINAVSDIPFFAELSERTKFINESVTKALNNVRLTGVL
- a CDS encoding tail fiber protein, whose product is MLPFKGGLLQTNIVVREDKQTRPFENGQVKEVFFTRYASFGTGTNAIPWTGLSRLKNLAAFKDLPTQISSAIDLDGADTLATSKAVKTLNDKINAQLPSGAIVIWSGAINVIPVGWALCDGQNGTPDLRDRFVLGAGSNYYVGQVGGEEKHALTIQEMPRHNFTTRFQLNIVDSSNYTSTLSYPGEGDRNEWREIGSNFLGNDIPHNNMPPYLAFAYIMKL